The genome window GGGGCAAACCAGAAGCCGTTGTAAACCAGCTCGGCGTACTTAATCCCTAGCTGGTCGCGCTGGTGCAGCACCTCGCGGTCGAGGGTGAGGCTCTCCACCGCCCGCCGGGCATGGTAGATCAGGGTGCCGCCGGGGGTCTCATAAACCCCGCGCGACTTCATCCCCACGAAGCGGTTCTCCACCAGGTCTACCCGCCCGATGCCGTGGCGACCGCCAATTTCGTTGAGTCGGGCCAGCAACTGGGCGGGCGAGAGGCGCTCGCCGTTCACCGCCACCACATCGCCGCCCTCTACCTGAATTTCCACCAGCTCGGGCTCGTCGGGGGCCTGCCAGGGGTCTTTGGTCAGGCGGAACATCCCGGCGGGCGGCTCGGCCCAGGGGTCTTCCAGCACCCCGCCCTCGAAGGAGTTGTGCAGCAGGTTGGAGTCCACGCTGTAGGGCTTCTCCAGGGTGGTGGGCACCGGAATCCCGTGCATGGCGGCATACTCCATCATCTGGGGGCGGCTCACCAGGTTCCACTCGCGCCAGGGAGCGATTACCTTGATATCGGGCTTGAGCGCGTAGGCGGTGAGCTCGAAGCGCACCTGGTCGTTGCCTTTGCCGGTCGCACCGTGGGAGATGGCCTCGGCCCCCTCCTCCTGGGCAATGCGCACCAGGTGCTTGGCAATCAGCGGGCGGGCAATGGAGGTGCCCAGCAGGTAGTAGCCCTCGTAGAGCGCCCCCGAGCGCATCATGGGAAAAACAAAGTCGCGCACGAACTCCTCGCGCAGATCCAGGGCGTAGGCCTTGCTGGCCCCGGTCTGGAGGGCTTTGCGCCGGGCCTCCTCGACCTCCTCGCCCTGGCCGATATCGGCGGTAAAGGTGATCACCTCGGCGTTGTAGTTTTCGATGAGCCACTTCAGGATGATGCTGGTGTCCAGACCGCCGGAGTATGCAAGCACGATTTTCATTCATTCACCTCGGAGTGGGCCACAGGCCCCACACAAAGCCATACAGTACCGCCAAACCGCCCTGGATACAACCCAGGCGTGAAGTATAAGGATACATACCGTGCCTGGCCAGGTCAAGGTGGTTTTGGCCGGAAAATAGCAGGCCGTGCGGCAGTGGTCTGCAAAGTGGGGTTGCATCAAGATACCGTCGTTTGTCCATGCCCACACGCATAAGCAGGGGGCGGGGTTGCATAAATGTTCAAAACTCCGGCGCGCCCAACTTGCCGCCGTTTGATAGCCTGAGGGCTATGGAATGGCTTTATGCGGCCCTGGCCGGTTATCTGCTGGGTTCACTGCCTTTTGCTTACTGGTTTGGGGTGCTGCAAAACAAAAACCTGCTGCTCGAGGGCTCGGGCAACGTGGGGGCCACCAACGCCTGGCGGGTGCTGGGGGCCGTGCCGGGGCTGATGGTGCTGGTGCTGGACGTTTCCAAGGGCATTATGGCGGTGGCGCTGGGCGAGTTTCTGGCGCGCGACCCTGGCGGCGGGCTGCTGGCCGGGGCCCTGGCGGTGCTGGGGCACTGCTACTCAGTGTGGCTGCTGGGGCGCGGGGGCAAGGGCATCGCCCCTTCGGTGGGGGTCTTGTTCGCGGTTCAGCCAGCGCTGCTCGCGGCCGCTTTGGGGCTGTTTGGGCTGGCTTTTTTGCTAACGCAGAGCCGCTACCGGGGCGTGGTGCTGGCGGCCCTGGCCTTTCCGCTGGCGGCGCTTCTTATCGGGGGTAGCCTTCCTTATCTGTGGTTTGGCTTTGGCCTGGCTGCGCCGGTGGTGCTCAGGTATCTGGGCGACTGGAACCGCCAGCCTACCGCAAGGCCTCCACAAAGCGGGCCGAGGTCTTAGCCCTGACCTCCTCGAGGGTCGCCCCCGGCATCAGCTCCAGCAGGGTCAGGTGCCCGTCGGGGTAGCCAAACACCGCCAGCTCGGTAATGACCAGATCCACCGCGCCCACCACGGTGAGCGGCAGGGTGCACTAGAGGAGGCTCCTCCGATACGTCAGCGCCTCGGCCAGGTGGGCCTCCTGGACGTGTTCGGCCCCTGCCAGGTCGGCGATGGTGCGGGCCACCCGCAGGATGCGGTCGTAGCTTCGGGCGCTGAGTAGCCGCCTGCAAGAGGGCTTCGCAGGCTGGGGACAGCGCGGTGTGCTGCCGCAGGGCCCGGCCAAAAAGTTCGCTGTTGAGCTTCCCCTGCCGGGCTTTCATCCGCTCCCGGGCCGCAAGCACCCTCTCCCTGACCACGGCAGTGGATTCTCCTTCCGGCGCGCGGGCCAGCTCCTCCGGGGTGAGGCGGGGGACTTCCACCACCAGGTCGAAGCGGTCGAGCAGGGGGCCACTGATGCGGCCCGCGTGGGGCTGACGAGTACAGATAAAATTCATGGATGAAGATAGCCGTAGATTCGCAAGTCCTGATACTGCCCGTGGCGAAGTACCGCTTGCCGCATCAGGCCCTCTTGAACAAAACCCACCCGCTCGAGGCATCGGATCATGGCATGGTTGGTGGCCAAGCAGTTGGCTCCCAGGCGGTGAAGTCCCCAGTCGTGACAACCCAAATGAATCACGCTGCGGAGCGCGGCTTGGCCTATGCCGAGTCCTCGCAGGTTGGGCTCGCCTATGAGCAAGGCAATTTTCGCAGCCCGGTTTTTCCAGTCAATGTGCTCTAGGAATACCAGGCCTGCATCACAATCCCGCTCCAAGGCTCTCAACACGTATAGCTTGCGGTCATCGCGGCCAAGCCACTTCTTGATCAAATCCTGTACCTCACTGAGGGAATAGCCCAGGAATGGCTGGATGATGGCGTACTCCACCACCTGCGGCGCGGCGTACCATTTCTGGATTGCAGTGGCATCGCCGAAATCAACAGGCCGCAGATACACACGCTCCGGCGTTGTCATCCCGAAGGTTCCTCCTTTTTCTCTACCGAGCTGACGCGAACCTTTGCAGCAATAAACAGCAGAACTCCCATACCGCCCACAAGGAGTGAAACGATTTGCAAGGTTCCCGCAGAGCCGAGCCAGCGCACCAGCGGATCAACCAGCGCCAGCACGGGCAGCACCCCTAAGGCCAGGCTCACGTTCACCAGGCTGAACACCCGCCCCAGAAACTGTTTTGGCACCACCGCCTGCAACAGCGACTGGGTGGCGACACCCGAGATGTCGAACAGGATACCGCTCAGAAAGAAAACCGCCAGAAGCATCGGAAACGTGGGAAAAGTCGCTCCCAGCAGCATGGGGACGGCCAGCAGGGTGTTGAGCAAGACCACCCAGGCAAGGCCAGGGATGCCCTTCTTGAGTGCTCCCAGGAAGGCCACCCCCAGCACGCCCCCCAGGGTGAGGCTGGTGTACAAGAGCCCCATGCCCGCAGCCCCAATCTGGGCCACCTCCAGCGAGATGGGCACCATCACGATCTCCACCACCCGCCAGAACAAGGAGGTGAGCAAGGAGAGCAGCAGGATGATCAGCACCGTTCGGCTGTTCACCGCGAAGCCCACCCCCTCAGCCGCCTCGGCCCAGAGGGAGGTACCCCGGCGGCTTTGGGCCGCCCCCAGGGTCGCCGGGAGGCCGCGCACGGCGTAGGCCACACCGGCAAAGGTAAGGGCATCGAAGAGGAAGAGCCAGAGGGGGCCTACCAAACCGTACAGCAGCCCCGCCAGGGCCGGGCCCAGCGAGGCCGTTACCTTGGTAAGCACCACCCGCAGGGCGTTGGCCGAGACCAGGGCTTCCTTGGGTACCAGGGAGGGCACCGCGGCGGCCATGGCGGGGCTCACCAGGCCCTCTACCGTCTGGATCAGGAAGACCAGCGGGTAGACCCAGAGCGGCTCGTGGAGCACCAGCACCAGGCTGGCCGCGAGCAGGGCGCTCAGCAGGTAGCCCCCCACCAGGGTTCTACGACGATCCCAGCGGTCGGCCAGCGCGCCGGTGAAAGGCTGCAGAAGGAGCCTCGAGGCCACCCGCACCGCCCAGATACCCGCCAGCGAGGCCACCGAGCCGGTGGCACTATAGACCGCCACGCTCAGGGCCAGCACCGTAAACTGGCTGCCCAGGCTGGAAAAGGCTGTGGCCCAGAGCAGCCGGACGTAGGAGGGGTGGGCCAGGGCGGGGTAGTGCTGTCTGAGGAAGGCACCGATTTTGCTCATATGGCAGCCTTCGCTATTTTCAGTGCTGCCACCAGCGGCAAAAAATGAGCCTGGAGAGATTCTTCGTTTCGCAGGGATGGTATTATTCTCTTTGAGAAAAACCCACTCAACCCCACGCGGCCTACCATCACCCGCAAGTCGTCGCGGGCGGGTACATCGTATTACCCTCACAAACCTTCTTTCTTCCCCAGTGTAGACCTGGCCCACCACAGGCTAAACCAACCCAGCAGAACGAGATAAACCCCGAGAAAAGCAATCGCGGCGCGTGAGCTAACTTGATTGCTCCAATTTTCCTCATTTGTCGGCCAGGTCGGGGCGGTAGAGGTCGGCTTGCAAGCGCCAGAGCTCCGCGTAGGCACCCCCACGGGCCAGCAGGGTGGCGTGATCGCCCTCCTCCACCAGGCGACCCCCGCTCAGCACCAGGATGCGGTCGGCCATCCGCACCGGGCCCAGGCGGTGGGTGATGAGGAGCACCGTTTTCCCCTTAGCCAGCTCGGCAAAGCGGGCGTAGAGGTGGGCCTCCTCTTTGGGATCCAGGGAGGCCGTGGGCTCGTCCAGAACCAGCAGCTCGGCCTGGCGGAAGAAGGCCCGCGAGAGCGCCACCCGCTGCCACTCCCCCAGGGACAGTTCGGTGCCCCCAAAGGCCCTGGAGAGCAAAGCTTCCGGCCCCAGCCGGAGGAGCAGCCCCTCGGCCCCTCCGGCCCGGGCCGCCTCCTCTAAGCGCTTTGGGTCGTGGAGGTGCTTTAGGTCGGAAAGGGCGATGTTTTCCTCAAGGGTTAGGGCATAGCGGCCAAAGTCCTGGAAGACCGCGGCCACCAGGCGGCGCCAGGCCGCAAGATCCAGCTCACGCAGATCCACCCCGTCCACCAGGATGCGCCCCTCGCCGGGATCGTAGAAGCGCAGGAGCAGCTTGACCAGGGTGGTCTTGCCCGCCCCGTTCTCCCCCACCAGGGCCAGGCGCTCCCCCGGCGCAGGGTGAAGCTAACGTCCTGCAAGGCCCGCCTCCCGTCGGGGTAGGTGAAGCCCACCTGCTCAAAGCGGATCTCCTCAAAGGAGCGCACCTCCTTGGCCGTGTCGGCCTCGAGCAGGGCCTCGGCAAAGTAGCGCATCCGGCGGGCCTCGGGCGCGGTGAACAGCACCGCTTCCCACACCCCCTTCTGCAGCCGGAAGGTTAGGATGGCCTGGGGCAGGGTGGCCAGCAATAGCAACAGCGGGAAAAGGGGCGCCGCGCTCAGCAAAAGCAGCAACACCCCGGCCACGGTGATGCTCCCCCGGAAGGCGCTCCCCAGAAAGATGAGCAGGTTCAGGGGCTGGTAGGGGGCCTGATCGCGCAACACCTGCAGCTCATCGTGAAAGCTGGGGTTCTCGAAAGGGGTCAGGTCGGGCAGGCCGCCCACTTTATCCATCAGCAGAAGGTGCACCCGGGCCGTGAGCCGCTCGTTCACCGCCCCCTGCAGATAGGCCACCCAGGGGGCCAGCAGGAAGTCCAGGGCAAAGGCCAGGGCCAGCCCCAGCAGGGGCCACCAGAGCCAGGGGCTCCATACGCCCTCCCCCAGACCGGCCACCAGGCCGTCCACCAGGGCGCGGGTAAAGCCCAGAACCCCCACCGGCACCAGCCCCCCCAGGGCCAGCAGCAGCAAAAGCAGGGTGGCCTCGAGGGGGGCCGCCTGGATCACCTGGCGCAAAGCCAGCCCAACCAGGCGCCATCGAAAAGTTCTCCTATCCAGCTGCAACCACCTCCTGCCGGGCTTTGAACACAGTACCACCCATCTGGCGCACCAGGGCGGTCTTCCCGGCCCCGTTCGGCCCGAAGACCCCTAGAACCTCCCCCTGGCGGATCTCGAGGGAGATCGCACCGCTAACCAGTACGCCCCACGCCCCGTAGCGTTTGGTGAGATTACAGATCGCATTATGGATACGCTTTCAGTAGGTTCCCAGCACACCTCGCCGCCGTGCTGTGTGGAGGGTGAGCTTGAAGAACCCGATTCCCAAAGCCAGATAGGCCAGGGCATTGACCCCAGCGAGGAGTAAAAGGCTCCATACTGGGTTCTCTCCGTGTCCTAAAAGCAGACGCAGGGTTGCAACTGAGGGAGTAAGGGGCAAGAAGTAACCCAGATTACCCCAAGGCCAAGCCAAAGCTTCAAAACGCACGAGGAAAAGACCTAGGAAGACAAACTGAAGAAGGCCCAGTAGTTGGCTGACGCGCTTGTAAACCAGGGTCAACCCTCCAAAAATTAGGCCTAAACCCAAACTTCCTAAGGCTAGAGTTCCAAGCGGTAGGAGGGCCAGGGGCTGGAATTCAAGCCGAGCCCCAGAGGTTAGGAGAATGGCCAAAAAAATTGGTATGACCAGGGGGGCAACCTGGATAACAGATAAAAATGCCCTTATCAACACCACACCCAAAAGCCCAGGACGGGTAAGGGCTAATTGTTCTAATAACCCTGCTAATGCCTCTTCTGCTATGTTGGAGGCAGTATGTGAAAGTAGAGAAAAAGCCAGTGACCAGGCAACAATGCTCACCACCAAAGCCTCCAGCCGCTCCCCGAAAAGGGTGGGGCCAGCTAAGTAGTGTGCCCCGGAAAAGAAAAGGGAAAAAACCACAACTGCCCCCAACACGCTCCCTACAAGCTCCAGGGGGTAGCGGGTGAGAGCTTTTAGGAAACGCCAAAACTCTATGTAGAAAACCTGGAGCACTGCCTCCTCCTTTCACTGAGCATGCGCCAGAAGAGCCCTGCAAGCGAGATGCTCTCCCGTTCCACCTTCTCTAAGGGTAGAGGATCGATGATTCTGAGAACCTCCCAGAGGGTTTCCTCCCCTACCACCCGAACCACCTTCCCCTCTACCTCCGCCCCGACGGCCTTAAGTTGAGCCTGGCGCAAAGTTCCTTCCTCTAGAGGAATTCCGAGCTCTACCCGGTAGACAGCTTGAGGAGAACCTTGGAGTACCTCCTGGGTTCTTCCCTCTAGAATCTACAAACCACCTTACCCAAATCAGGCACTGCAGTTATGTTTAGAGCATGAACCGCCGTGCTTACCCATCGGACGTCCGTGATGAGGAATGGGCTCTGGTGCTGCCCTATTTGACCCTCGCCCCGCTGGAAGCACCCCAGCGCAAGTACGACCTGCGCGAAGTGTTCAACGCCCTGCGCTGGATGGTTCGAACCGGTGCTCAGTGGGACTACCTGCCCCACGACTTCCCACCCCCCCATATCGTTCAGGCGCAAGCCTACCGCTGGATGAACCGGGGGGTCTTCGAAGACCTGGTACACGACCTGCGCATGACCCTGCGAATGCTCCAGGGCAAAGCCGCCCATCCCAGCGCTGCCATCTACGATGCTCGCACCCTACAGTCCACCCCGCAAAGTGGGGAGCGGGCCGGATACGATGGGTACAAACGACGCAAGGGAAGCAAAGTTCACCTGGCGGTAGATACCCTGGGGCATCTGCTGGCCCTGGTAGTAACGGCGGCCAGTGAACAGGAACGGGCCCAGGTGGGAGCCCTCAGTCAACAGGTGCAGGAAGTGACGGGGGAGCAGGTGGAAGTGGCCTTTGTGGATCAGGGTTACACTGGGGAGGAAGCGGCACAAGCGGCAGAGGCGGAAGGCATCGCCCTGTGTGTGGTCAAGGTGGAAGGGGCCAAACGAGGATTCGTGCTGCTGCCGAAGCGTTGGGTGGTGGAACGTTCGTTTGCCTGGACATCCCGGTTTCGCAGGCTGGCGCGAGACTATGAGCGGCTGGCTGAGACCTTGCGAGGTTGGCACTGGTTGGCTTTTCGATTCTGATGACAGCGAAAACTGTGGAGCTTTTACGAACAGCTAGTTAGCAGGCTCTAGAGCAACTTCGCCCTCCAGAAGGATGACCACCCGGTCAGCCACTGACTCGGCTAGATCGAGTTGGTGGGTGGTGAGGAGAATCGCCTTGCCAGCCTCCTTGAGCCGCAGGAGCCAGGAACGGATGACTTCCAGCGCCTCTAGATCAACACCTAAGGTGGGTTCATCCAGGAAAAGAACGGGTGGGTCATGCACCATTGCAACAACCGAGGCTACCCTCTGCTGTTGGCCCCGAGAAAGTGTGCCAACGTTCTGATTAGCCTTATCCACGAGCCCAACCATCTCCAATAGCTCCAGTCCTCGCAGCCGGGCCTCCTTAGGACTGAGACCGCGCAGGGTGCCGAAGTAGATGAGGTTCTCTAGAGCGGAAAGGCGCCAGTACAGGTTCCGACTACCCTCCAGCACTGCTCCTATCCAGGTTTGTTTTCCTTCAGCCTTGACTTCTACCCGCCCCTCGCTGGGCTCCACCAGACCCGCTAGGATTTTGATCAGGGTGGTCTTGCCTGCCCCATTGGGACCCAGGAAAGTCAGGATCTCCCCCCGGCAGAGTTCCAGGTTGATTCCCCTCAAAGCCTCGATCCATCCACTTCCTTTGGGATAACGCTTGCAAAGACCGCGGGCCACGATAACTTGTCGGGATGGATCGGCTTCCAATTCTTGCAAGTGCATGAATCCCTCCCTATGAGGGGACTACCACGTCCATGCCAGGACAAATGAAGTCGATATGGGCCCCAGTGACCCCGTCTCCCACAGCAAAGTGGATACCACGGGCGCCCTCATTGAGCACAGAGTTGATTCCCCAATCAAGGCTGTGAGCGTCCAAACCAGGATTGTTACTAATCGCCATCTCCACCAACATAAGCTCGAGCTGAGGATTGGAGAGTTCTCGTATCTCAACCGAAAGGTCAGTCCCGTTTTTTGAACGCACCTCCGTTAGCTGTGAGTTTTCTATCTTGACCTTCAATGGGAGTTCTCCTTCCCTGGCGAGTCCACCCAGCAATTGCCATGCTCTTTGGGGCAGATAAGTGAGTTCCTTGGGCATAATTCTATGGTGGGCAACTGCTACTCCTGAAACCTCTACTTCTCCATTCACCACAAATCCTGGGTGGAAAAAGTCTTCATTATCTGGAATCATGGCTATTTCAAAGAACATACCTATTGCTTCCCACTCGCCCGGCAGTAAGCCTTCCTGTGTGCGGGGGAGCATCATATCCAACCTCTCCTTCAGAATGATCTCCAGCTCACCGTATGTACCCGTACATACAAGACGCCGCACCTCGCTATCCTCCAGAATCGAAATCCACCTAGCATTGTCTTTGGTGGCCCGTACAAAATCTGAGGAAGCCAGCAGCTTTATCGTATAAATGGACGCCTCGAAGGAAGGATCAAAGGCAACCAGGGGTACGATCAACACTTGGCTACCTTTGAAAAACCGCTCGAGCCGAAAAAAAGACATTCCGTCCACTGTAGTAGGCAAAAGAACTATACTTTTGCGCCGATGTTTGGGAAAGCCAGCGACCTCATCAAATAGGTGAGCTTTTAGATCGTGAGTTCTTAGCCAGGAGACAAGGGTTGAATCTTCTGTAACAAAAAGTGGCTCAGATGAGCCAAAAACAGGTGCCAAGGATTGCTTTAGCTTGCCCTTCAACTCGCCTTCCATCAGAACCTCCTGGGGCTACAGCCGCAACAACACGACTGAAAACTCTTACTCTATATCCCCACCCCGCAAGGACAGCCCGTCAAAGGGACGCGAGTAGGGGCGGGGTCGAGCCCTGATGCTTTGGGAATCCAAGTATAGGATACGGAGTATCCAAAGAAGCCAGTAACAGGCTTGTTAGAGGACGCCTCGCCAAGGTTGCTCATTGGATCGGCGTAAGGCTTTGAAGCCCTCTTGTGATGACCTTCTGACACAAATCTAAGCAGGCGTGGAGCCTTTAGCGTAACCTGAATTGCCTTCTCCAATTCGATCACCTCCCATGAAACGAACTGTGTTACGGCTGTAGCCAATGTTGTTTATAGCACCCCCCAGGTAACCAAACCCCCTCTCAGAATGGTTACCTTTCCTCTCATTTTGGTTACCTTCTGACCGTGTTGGTTACCTCCCCTGGGTTAGGGTGGAAGCATGCGGAAGGTTCGGCTGTTCTTAGTTTTGCTGGTTTTTCTGGTTCTGGGCCTCAGGGAGACCGCCCGCGCCTGCACCCACCCCGACTGCCCCCCACCGGGGGTGGTGCGCTCCGGGGTGCCTAGCGGTACTGGGCGCTGAGCCGCCGCACCCAGGCCCGCACCGCCGGGCGGCGGGGGTCGGGTTCGGGCAGGCGTTCCAGCAGGGCCTCCCAGAGGATGAGGTCATCCGGGATGCGCTGGGCCAGGCGGTAGAGAGGCTCCGGGTCGGGCTGCCGGAGGACGGCCTCTCTGAGCTGTTCCTCCAGGTGGTTCCGCAGCAGCTCGATGCCGGGGGCCTGGCTTTTGGGCAGCAGGGGGCCCTGGTAGAGGCTGAGAGCCTCGGCCAGGCGGTGGTGTTGCAGGGCTTCCTGGAGCTTCAGGAAGTCGGCCTCGATGGGGGTACAAAGCCGGTAGGGGCGGGGCTGGACTTCGAAGCCCTGCTGACGCAGGCGGCAGAGCTCGCTCTTGAGGGCCTGGGGGTTGGGCGCGGGGTAGAGGGCCCGGGCCAGGGCCTCGCCCGAGAGGCCTTCGGGGTGGGCCAGCAGCAGGGTGAGGAGTTCTAGGCTGCGGGGCCTGAGGGCGGGGAAGCCCTCCAGGTGAGCCGCCCCCAGGGTGCGCAGGTAGGGGGTGGCGGGTGGGGGGAGTTCGGGCGGCAGGAAGAGGACCCTGGCCTCGGGCCGGAGGGCCTGGGCCATCCGGCGGTAGGGCGCGGGGAGGGGGACTCCTTCCAGGGCTGCGAGGTGGGCGGCGGCCCGCAGGGCCTCCTCGGCCCACTCGGTCTGCAGGGTGGGGAGGGCGGCTTCCAGGAGCGGGCGGGCCTCCGGGCTGGGGTAGTGCCAGAGGCCCTGGGCCAGCGATTGGAGGGCCTGGGGCAGGGGGTCGGGGGAAGGCCCGGCGGCCGCTGCGCGGAGCCAGCGGGAAAGAAGGGGCCGGGCCGAGGGGCGGTGCTTGAAGAGCAGCACCAGCAGGGGCAGGTCGTAGGGCTGGTGGGGGCTGGAGTTCTGCCGCAGGAGGGCCTCCAGGAGTTCGGGGCTTTCCTGGCCCTGCATACCCTGCAGGAGCAGGCTGAGCCAGAGGGCATAGTAGCGCACCCCGGGGGCTGCGTGGGCCAGCAGGGGTGGGAGGGATCGTTCCAGGGCGGGCAGGGGCTCCTCCCCCCCCAGGGCCAAAAGGGTGAGCTCCTCCAGCCGGTAGTGGGGCTGCTCCGGGGCTTGCAGGACGGCCCGGCTGGCGTAGGAAAGAGCCTCGGCCAAGCGGCCCAGCCGCCTATGGGTGCGGGCCAGGGCGTAGGCCAGGCGGGCCTGTTCCTCGGGTGGGCCCTCGCAGCGGTCAAGCGCCGCTTGCAGGGCCAGGAGTCCATCGGCGGGCGGAAGCGAGAGGCCCAGGTGGTAGAGCGTGAGGGGGGTCTGGGCCTGATGTGCGGCAGCCAGGGCCCGCCTGCGGTAGGTGGCCGGATCGCCTTTGCGGAAAGCCGCGAAGCCCAGGAGTGCGAGGCGTTCGGCCTGGGCGACGCTCTCTTGGGGCTGCCAGCTTTCCAGCAGGGCCTGAGCCTCGGCCACCTGGCCCAGCGCCAGAAGTGACAGGGCCACGGCCTGCACCCGGGCTTGTTGCTGGGCCAGCGAAAGGGCCTCCCCATAGCGGCCCTGGGCGTAGAGGGCCAGGGCGTCCATGGAGGGAGTATAGCCTAACTAGATGACCGGAGGTCGGCATTACGGGCCGTGGCCGCGCCTGCCGGATGAAATCACCTGAACCGCCGGGCCCGTATCAGCAAAGTGGGATATTTCAAAACGTGGTACGATTCAATTATGAAACACCCTGTGGTTCAACAAGCCGTGCAGCTAGGAGGCAAAGGACGCCTGGTGCTACCGGCCGGGGTACGTAAGGTTTTGCAGTTGCGGGAAGGAGATCG of Meiothermus sp. contains these proteins:
- a CDS encoding argininosuccinate synthase, encoding MKIVLAYSGGLDTSIILKWLIENYNAEVITFTADIGQGEEVEEARRKALQTGASKAYALDLREEFVRDFVFPMMRSGALYEGYYLLGTSIARPLIAKHLVRIAQEEGAEAISHGATGKGNDQVRFELTAYALKPDIKVIAPWREWNLVSRPQMMEYAAMHGIPVPTTLEKPYSVDSNLLHNSFEGGVLEDPWAEPPAGMFRLTKDPWQAPDEPELVEIQVEGGDVVAVNGERLSPAQLLARLNEIGGRHGIGRVDLVENRFVGMKSRGVYETPGGTLIYHARRAVESLTLDREVLHQRDQLGIKYAELVYNGFWFAPEREALQAYMDHVAKTVTGTVRFRLYKGNIILAGRKSPLSLYDKSLVSFDEKGGYNQADADGFIKLNSLRLRVRAKAQPKD
- a CDS encoding glycerol-3-phosphate acyltransferase, yielding MEWLYAALAGYLLGSLPFAYWFGVLQNKNLLLEGSGNVGATNAWRVLGAVPGLMVLVLDVSKGIMAVALGEFLARDPGGGLLAGALAVLGHCYSVWLLGRGGKGIAPSVGVLFAVQPALLAAALGLFGLAFLLTQSRYRGVVLAALAFPLAALLIGGSLPYLWFGFGLAAPVVLRYLGDWNRQPTARPPQSGPRS
- a CDS encoding GNAT family N-acetyltransferase codes for the protein MTTPERVYLRPVDFGDATAIQKWYAAPQVVEYAIIQPFLGYSLSEVQDLIKKWLGRDDRKLYVLRALERDCDAGLVFLEHIDWKNRAAKIALLIGEPNLRGLGIGQAALRSVIHLGCHDWGLHRLGANCLATNHAMIRCLERVGFVQEGLMRQAVLRHGQYQDLRIYGYLHP
- a CDS encoding MFS transporter, translated to MSKIGAFLRQHYPALAHPSYVRLLWATAFSSLGSQFTVLALSVAVYSATGSVASLAGIWAVRVASRLLLQPFTGALADRWDRRRTLVGGYLLSALLAASLVLVLHEPLWVYPLVFLIQTVEGLVSPAMAAAVPSLVPKEALVSANALRVVLTKVTASLGPALAGLLYGLVGPLWLFLFDALTFAGVAYAVRGLPATLGAAQSRRGTSLWAEAAEGVGFAVNSRTVLIILLLSLLTSLFWRVVEIVMVPISLEVAQIGAAGMGLLYTSLTLGGVLGVAFLGALKKGIPGLAWVVLLNTLLAVPMLLGATFPTFPMLLAVFFLSGILFDISGVATQSLLQAVVPKQFLGRVFSLVNVSLALGVLPVLALVDPLVRWLGSAGTLQIVSLLVGGMGVLLFIAAKVRVSSVEKKEEPSG
- a CDS encoding ABC transporter ATP-binding protein → MGENGAGKTTLVKLLLRFYDPGEGRILVDGVDLRELDLAAWRRLVAAVFQDFGRYALTLEENIALSDLKHLHDPKRLEEAARAGGAEGLLLRLGPEALLSRAFGGTELSLGEWQRVALSRAFFRQAELLVLDEPTASLDPKEEAHLYARFAELAKGKTVLLITHRLGPVRMADRILVLSGGRLVEEGDHATLLARGGAYAELWRLQADLYRPDLADK
- a CDS encoding ATP-binding cassette domain-containing protein translates to MHNAICNLTKRYGAWGVLVSGAISLEIRQGEVLGVFGPNGAGKTALVRQMGGTVFKARQEVVAAG
- a CDS encoding ABC transporter permease, which encodes MLQVFYIEFWRFLKALTRYPLELVGSVLGAVVVFSLFFSGAHYLAGPTLFGERLEALVVSIVAWSLAFSLLSHTASNIAEEALAGLLEQLALTRPGLLGVVLIRAFLSVIQVAPLVIPIFLAILLTSGARLEFQPLALLPLGTLALGSLGLGLIFGGLTLVYKRVSQLLGLLQFVFLGLFLVRFEALAWPWGNLGYFLPLTPSVATLRLLLGHGENPVWSLLLLAGVNALAYLALGIGFFKLTLHTARRRGVLGTY
- a CDS encoding IS5 family transposase, which codes for MNRRAYPSDVRDEEWALVLPYLTLAPLEAPQRKYDLREVFNALRWMVRTGAQWDYLPHDFPPPHIVQAQAYRWMNRGVFEDLVHDLRMTLRMLQGKAAHPSAAIYDARTLQSTPQSGERAGYDGYKRRKGSKVHLAVDTLGHLLALVVTAASEQERAQVGALSQQVQEVTGEQVEVAFVDQGYTGEEAAQAAEAEGIALCVVKVEGAKRGFVLLPKRWVVERSFAWTSRFRRLARDYERLAETLRGWHWLAFRF
- a CDS encoding ABC transporter ATP-binding protein — translated: MHLQELEADPSRQVIVARGLCKRYPKGSGWIEALRGINLELCRGEILTFLGPNGAGKTTLIKILAGLVEPSEGRVEVKAEGKQTWIGAVLEGSRNLYWRLSALENLIYFGTLRGLSPKEARLRGLELLEMVGLVDKANQNVGTLSRGQQQRVASVVAMVHDPPVLFLDEPTLGVDLEALEVIRSWLLRLKEAGKAILLTTHQLDLAESVADRVVILLEGEVALEPAN